The window TCACAAGATCGAGTGCTAAGGGTTAATCAGCGGCGGGGGCAAAGGTATCAGGATTTTCCGCCGCGGCATCATAATCATCAATCAACTTTGTAATGACGGGATTATCCCCACAAAGTGGACAGTTCTCATCTCGGTTGATTTTCATTTCACGATAGGTCATACCGAGTGCTTCGTATAGGACGAGCCTACCGATGAGGGATTCGCCGATACCGATAATGTATTTAATTGCTTCGGTTGCCATCATAACGCCAATTACGCCTGGGAGCACGCCCAGGACACCAGCCTCGCTTCAGCTGGGCACCATGCCCGGAGGGGGCGGTGTTGGGTACATGCATCGGTAGCACGGTCCTTCGTGCGGTTTAAAGAGCGATACCTGTCCCTCAAACTGGAAAATACTGCCGTGGACAATCGGCTTGTTCATCAACACAGCGGCATCGTTGACGAGATAACGTGTCGCGAAGTTATCGCATCCGTCAACAATGAGGTCGTATTCCGAGAAGATTTCTTCAACGTTATCTGCGGTCAGGCGGAGGTTATACGGCGTGATGTCGATATCCGGGTTCAGTGACTTGATTGTCGTTGTCGCGGATTGAACCTTTGGTGTGCCGACAGATTCTGTGCGGTGAAGTATCTGACGCTGGA of the Candidatus Poribacteria bacterium genome contains:
- the moeB gene encoding molybdopterin-synthase adenylyltransferase MoeB, which gives rise to MKSYSQIVEEAKTEIPEVTVDEVKGEQEKDSDFVLLDVRDEDEYRAGYIPNAVHVTRGMLEFSVENYIPDRNQKVIVYCAAGLRSLLAAKSLREMGYTDTISLAGGYRDWMAAGYPTAQDKPMSHEQLDRYSRHFMLTEVGEHGQAKLLDAKVLMVGAGGLGSPAGVYLGAAGVGHLGIIDSDVVELSNLQRQILHRTESVGTPKVQSATTTIKSLNPDIDITPYNLRLTADNVEEIFSEYDLIVDGCDNFATRYLVNDAAVLMNKPIVHGSIFQFEGQVSLFKPHEGPCYRCMYPTPPPPGMVPSUSEAGVLGVLPGVIGVMMATEAIKYIIGIGESLIGRLVLYEALGMTYREMKINRDENCPLCGDNPVITKLIDDYDAAAENPDTFAPAAD